In one window of Anaerolineales bacterium DNA:
- a CDS encoding epimerase, producing MRKKVILITGVSGEIGQALVNSLVKQTDLPIIALDIAPIPEALHSLVIPMQGDIMDKSLLSRLVSEYEVDTIYHLAALLSTRSEFTPEAAHKVNVEGTLGLLNLAAEQSDWRDEPVKFIFPSSIAAYGLPDLDTKTTYTRVREWEWNNPRTMYGCNKLYCEQLGIYYSKYYRQLAADLPVMLDFRCLRFPGLISAFTAPSGGTSDYGPEMLHHAAQDKPYACFVREDVRIPFMVMPDAVKSILMLTNAPKSALKHSVYNVTSFSLSAAEFRDWVLKYFPNAQITFQPDVKRQAIVDSWPADLDDSAARRNWAWQPDYDAVRSFDEYLVPNIRQRYQAK from the coding sequence ATGCGCAAGAAGGTCATCCTCATCACTGGCGTTTCAGGCGAAATCGGGCAAGCGCTGGTAAATAGCCTGGTCAAACAAACCGATTTGCCCATCATCGCCCTGGATATTGCTCCAATCCCTGAAGCACTTCATTCCTTGGTGATCCCCATGCAAGGCGATATCATGGATAAATCCCTGTTATCACGCCTGGTCAGTGAATATGAAGTCGACACAATCTATCACCTGGCTGCCCTGCTATCCACCCGGAGTGAATTTACCCCCGAGGCAGCCCATAAAGTGAATGTTGAAGGCACCCTGGGCCTCTTGAATCTGGCGGCTGAACAATCCGATTGGAGAGACGAGCCGGTAAAATTCATCTTTCCCAGCTCGATCGCCGCATATGGCCTTCCCGACCTTGACACCAAGACGACCTATACCCGTGTGCGAGAATGGGAATGGAACAACCCGCGCACTATGTATGGCTGTAATAAGTTGTACTGCGAGCAGCTGGGAATTTACTACAGTAAGTACTACCGCCAGCTGGCAGCTGACCTGCCAGTCATGTTGGATTTCCGCTGCTTACGTTTCCCTGGCTTAATTAGTGCCTTCACTGCACCCAGCGGAGGAACCAGTGATTACGGTCCTGAAATGCTGCACCATGCTGCACAAGATAAACCATACGCTTGCTTCGTACGTGAGGATGTCCGCATCCCCTTCATGGTCATGCCCGATGCAGTCAAATCGATATTAATGCTGACCAATGCTCCAAAATCGGCCCTCAAGCATTCAGTGTACAATGTGACCAGCTTCAGCTTATCCGCTGCTGAATTCCGCGACTGGGTGTTGAAATATTTTCCCAACGCTCAGATTACCTTTCAACCTGATGTAAAACGCCAGGCGATTGTCGATTCGTGGCCAGCTGACCTGGACGACAGTGCTGCTCGCCGCAATTGGGCCTGGCAACCGGATTATGATGCCGTCCGCTCCTTCGATGAATACCTGGTGCCCAACATCCGCCAGAGATACCAGGCAAAATAG
- a CDS encoding 2-hydroxy-3-oxopropionate reductase, producing MSNSLKIGYIGLGLMGKSIARNILNANFPLTVHNRSQAAVAELVNEGAQAANSPREVASQVDIVFTNLPDTPDVELVALGENGIIHGAHPGLIYVDNSTIKPASARQIAAVMAQKGVQCLDAPVSGGDIGARQGTLAIMVGGPAEALETVRPVFAAMGKTVTHVGEAGAGQIAKAANQIMVAAQMVAMAELLIFSKKAGADPQKVVEAIKGGAAQCWTLDVKPPRLFNGNRSPGFKAHMQAKDLNIIMETAQAYGIPLPSTAVATQLYNAMLQLDMANLDNSAVIGVIELLSNVRLLE from the coding sequence ATGTCGAATTCGTTGAAGATTGGCTATATCGGCCTCGGGCTGATGGGAAAATCCATTGCCCGGAATATCCTGAATGCAAATTTCCCATTGACAGTACACAACCGCAGCCAGGCTGCAGTGGCAGAGCTGGTCAACGAAGGCGCACAGGCAGCCAACTCACCCAGAGAAGTTGCTTCTCAGGTGGATATCGTCTTTACCAACCTGCCCGATACCCCCGATGTAGAGCTAGTTGCCCTGGGGGAAAACGGGATCATCCATGGGGCTCATCCGGGCCTGATTTACGTAGATAATTCGACTATTAAACCTGCATCTGCCCGGCAAATTGCTGCAGTCATGGCCCAAAAAGGTGTGCAATGCCTGGATGCACCCGTCAGTGGTGGCGATATCGGTGCCCGTCAGGGGACGCTGGCCATCATGGTCGGCGGTCCTGCCGAAGCCCTTGAAACCGTGCGGCCTGTTTTCGCCGCAATGGGAAAAACTGTCACCCACGTAGGGGAAGCGGGTGCGGGGCAGATTGCCAAGGCAGCCAACCAGATTATGGTGGCAGCCCAGATGGTGGCCATGGCAGAGCTGTTGATTTTCTCCAAAAAAGCAGGTGCAGACCCGCAAAAAGTGGTGGAGGCGATTAAGGGAGGTGCCGCTCAATGTTGGACATTGGATGTTAAGCCACCTCGCCTCTTCAACGGCAACCGCAGCCCAGGGTTTAAAGCACATATGCAAGCAAAAGACCTCAATATTATTATGGAGACTGCCCAAGCGTATGGAATCCCATTGCCTTCTACTGCGGTAGCTACCCAGCTCTATAATGCCATGCTGCAGCTGGATATGGCCAATCTCGATAACTCAGCTGTGATCGGGGTAATTGAGCTGCTTTCCAATGTAAGGTTGCTCGAATGA
- a CDS encoding RNA polymerase subunit sigma-24, with product MLEPELLDQVIQGNQEAFTHLVETYQKPVFNLCYRMLADADEAEDVAQETFLRVYRNIKNYDTNRPFSTWLLSIAAHSCIDLLRKRRMLILSLDSTPYLDPADGSAGPEGMFFLKEDQRRVQALLTTLNPHDRAAVVMYYWYDFSYEEIASSLSLTTSAVKSRLHRARLSMAQTWSKPNGTSYVPERNPHESSAF from the coding sequence ATGCTAGAACCTGAGTTACTCGATCAGGTGATCCAAGGTAATCAAGAGGCATTCACCCACCTGGTTGAGACCTACCAGAAACCAGTGTTCAACCTGTGTTATCGGATGTTGGCTGATGCAGATGAGGCTGAGGATGTGGCCCAGGAGACTTTCTTGCGGGTATATCGGAATATCAAAAATTATGATACCAATCGCCCGTTTTCAACCTGGCTGCTTTCGATCGCAGCCCACTCGTGCATCGACCTGCTGCGGAAAAGACGCATGCTGATCCTCTCACTGGACTCAACACCTTATCTCGACCCTGCCGATGGCTCAGCTGGCCCGGAAGGGATGTTTTTCCTCAAGGAGGATCAACGCAGGGTGCAGGCTCTATTAACCACACTCAACCCGCATGACCGGGCAGCAGTGGTCATGTATTACTGGTATGACTTTTCTTACGAAGAGATCGCCAGCAGCCTCTCGCTGACCACCAGCGCCGTAAAGAGCCGACTGCACCGTGCCAGGTTAAGCATGGCCCAGACCTGGTCGAAACCAAACGGCACGAGTTATGTGCCAGAAAGGAATCCACATGAATCATCAGCCTTTTAG